The DNA segment TACTTAGAAGTCCAGATTTATACATCATATGTGATAAATCTGATTATTATTCTCTATATCTTAGGGAAATGAAGCATTACAGTTATCATGTGGATCAATAATCAAGGTGTGTATTCAGTGACCCGATCTAGCATTAACACATTTCGTTGCCATTGGCAGGGTAACACATTTATTTATGTTTCAAAATCTATGACCTTGACCTAACATTTATTCTAGTGCCCTTCATGATAGCTTAATTGTGTgagttacatgtttaaaaatcagTTAAAAGTCTTATGACACTAAGTATAGCAACAAACTGCAATCAATAGAACATCAGCAAATGACAACCAACCTGGTCTTAAGCTCACTGTCCAATGGATCATTAACTGGAGAGGGAAAAAAAGGGAGATATTTTCACCTTAAGAGTGCCATCAGCTGCGGAAACAACATGATGAACAGGAGATCTCCCAACCCTCCACCCAGCTTCCCGAAGGCTCTCCCGAAATGCTTGTGGCACTGTCACAGCAAAAGATATCATGCCCCGGAAGACATGTCGTGATAGGATACAATGACATAAAATCAAGACCACAAACTTATAAAGAAACGAGCCAGACGATATAGAAACCAAATACCAACTCAAGAGAAGACACTCACGGTGGCTGAAGTCTTGGATTTCTTTAACCTTGGTCTTGTACAGTAAATCATGAAGCTGCTTCCCTCGATAGCTTTGCTGTGCCGAATAATGCCCCATGAGGAAAAAGGGTACGAGAATAAAAGGGAAAAACAGCGAAGTTTCTCATCGAGGAATTAAAACAAACAGGTGGCAGCTACCAACTACCGGTTTACCTGGCCGAAGTCAAGGGCGAGCTGGCGGAGCTCCGGCTCGGACAAGCCGAGGAGCACGCGGGAGTCCGCCCGGGGCAAGCGCACCGGAGGGGAGGAGGCGATGGAGGCGACTGCGCGGGAGCGCAGGGCGCGCGCGAGCGGGGCGGTGCACGCGTGCTGCAGAACCGCCATGAGAGGCGACTCAACATACAAATCAAGAGCAACCGGATAACGAGTCCTGATATTTATAGAGTACAATGTGAATAGTATGGGCCTCTATTGGGCCCATAGTGGAGCTTTTCCAGCCGAATGTTGGACCGATCTCAGGCCCAATTAGATGTAATAACATTGAACGCAAAATGGATCAAACTCGAGTTCTTAGACTCGTGTTCTTGTGGCAGGCCATGAAAGCTAAAATGGAGGGAATGGTGGATTTGAAGGAGAAGACATTGCACGAGCTACAAGTATATGTTGTCAATTTATTGCAATTAAACCTGGCAATTTTTTTTCGAATAAaaggatttttcttttctttttctcagaGTAATAATAGCTCTATACACAGTCAAAAAGTTCAGATTATACATATATTCTATAAATATTCCTCGGTTTTGCTCTACTACTGACATCAGAAAGCTACATCTATTCTTCTCCTCACTCGGTTGCACGAGTAGCCTTTCTGTGGAGCTGTTCTTCCGAACTTCTTCTTTGATTCGACTTACGTGGATAGCTACTGATGCTTTGGCCATTCGACTTCTGTTCATTCCGAGGGCTCATCCCGATGTCCGTAGCATTCTGAAGCTCTTCTAACGCAGCCACCACTTGATCCATGGTTGGCCTGTAGCTCGCTTCTAGCGATAGGCACTGGAATGAGAGAACAGCAGCCTTCTGTGCTCCGACCGGCGAGTACTGCCTTTCCAGTCGTGCATCCAAGACGCGGAAGATCTTTCGCTTGCTGGCGAGATAAGGCCTCGCCCATTCCACTAGATTGTGCTCTCCGGTTGGTCGGTTCTTGTCCAGGGCACGTCGGCCGGACAACATCTCGAGCAGAACAACTCCAAAGCTATACACATCGCTTTTGGTAGTCAGATGACCTGCCAAAGACAATAAGTCGTCAGTACATTCTCATGTTTCAGCATGAACTCGTAAATGCAGCAGAAACCAAATCAAGGAATATATATACTGTCAAGTTGGACAAAGTACAAGCTACATCGATTCACCATTGATTTCATCGATATAAAAGACTAGATGATTAGAGTCTGCACACAAGATTCAGTGGTAGCACAGGTACCATCAAGCGGCTCATACTATGAGAAGCAAACTGGAGTTGTGTCATCAATCTTAAGTGCAGTCGGTATAAGAGTATCAGGCTCATGTGAAGTATCAGAGTGTAGGAAACTCTTAATAGTTATTCTTGTCGATTCACAACGAGAACCAGTTTTGACAGCTTGGCCGAAAATGATGGCAACATATTATAGGAAAGATGCAAAacccaacatttcaaaacatcatAGAGCTTTGTAAGTGAGCATAGAACTTCAGAAATTCACTATCGGTTGGACACAAATTAATGCATCCGTGAAGAATCTACTAAATTGCTATCTCCTGAAGCAATAACGAAAATGACTGAAAAAAAATTTGGATCATTAGGATCATGATGACTATGTGCCAAAGAGCTGGTAATttgaatacatatatattataggcCAGACTGCAACTACAGCTCTCTCAAGCATGGAAAAGATTCAGCAAGTATAAGAAGATCACCTGTTGCAAGATATTCAGGAGCAGCATATCCATATGTCCCCATGATCCTTGTAGAGACATGACTTTTGTCATCTGTTGGACCATCTTTCGCCAATCCAAAATCTGAAAGCTTTGCATCGTAATTCTGTATAGAGAACAAAAGAAGAAACGGCGAATTTGAGATATATCATGTCAGGTTGACGGAACAGAGAAATATAGAAAACCACTTACTGAATCTAGAAGCACATTAGACGTCTTAAAATCACGATATATGACTTTTGCCATGTCACTATGTAGAAAAGCAAGCCCCTTTGCAGCTCCCAGAGCAATCTTCATGCGAAGGTTCCAAGAGAGTGGTTGAAAATATGAACTCCCTGTGTCAGAGAAGAATGATCTACTTGATCATATAGTTCAACAATACTGAACTGTAGAAAGCTTTAAAGAAAGACACTGCATCAATTCAAGAAGGAACGGGAAGGATGTCAATCACAATAAACATACTTCTAAAGAGATGATTCTCCAAGCTCCCTCGAGGCATGAATTCATACACAAGAAGCCGTTGTTCATCCTCCAGGCAGTATCCAATGAGCTTTACAAGATGAGGATGAGATAGTTGACCAAGGTAATTTACCTCCGTCTACAAGTTTTTGGGGATTCGCTTATCAGATTAAACAGAAACTGAATAACAACATGATTTCAGCTGCCCGAAAGCACCGAATAAATCAAACAGCAGATTAATTTATTGTCGAAAGGTTAAAAGTTATGGAAACTTCTAAATTGAGAGGAAAATGATACTTACCAACCATTCCCTGTGACCCTGAACACCTTCCTGGTTAAGCTTCTTCACAGCAATAACCATACCAGTACCGGGCTTGGCAGCAGCAAATGTGTGCTCATCAATCCATCCCTTAAATACCGAACCAAAGCCTCCCTCTCCTAACACACTGTCTGGACGGAAGTTTCTGGTGGCTGTTTTCAGCTCATTAAAGGTAAAACTCCTCACATTCACTGACTGCAAGATGTCATCCTCACTTCGAGGTGTTGCAGGCACAGATGCTGCAGACACCTTGCTACTGGAACCACTTAACTTCTTTCCTTCTCTGCTCTGGCTTTTAGAATTCACCCCTAGGCATGAAAACACGCCTCCTGCCAGATCACATtccagaaaaaaataaaagatgataaTAAACAAAAAACTTGAAGCAAACTATCCATGAAGTTCCCATAAACCAAATCAAGATGAATACTAAGACCCACAGGTTGATCATTAAGCCGACATAGTGGATAAAGACCTCGTAGAATGTCTTTAGATAGATGTTTAACTCCATTAAACCTATTGAAAATTAGAAAAGAAGTAAAGCATTGTGTTATTACATTTAAGTACTGGGAACATCATTCTAGCTGAATCCCTTATCAAACCCCTGAGTCCCCAGGAAGCATCAAGGTAAAAGAGCCTATGGAACTGTCTCTAATCATATGCCACAATAATCTCTTAAAACATAGGTTAAGAATTAAAGAAGATGCAATCACATCCAGTGCAGAAAGTTGCAACTTTAATCTACAAAACAAGCACAAAATTTAGTAAACCTAGTCATGGAAGATAAAGATATCTCTACTCTAAATTAACCAAATCTCTGCATCTAGCTAAAAGGGGATCGTggttaaaaatattattcatgataGAAAGCATAAAAAACTCAACCATTATCCGATCAATTAAAATAGTAACCACACGAACTCCATTTTTAGGGATCCTAAAAGTGCCAAACACAAAAGAAACAAACCAAAGTTTCTTACTTTCCATTCCTACATTCCTTTCTAAACCTCAATCAGATTTAAAGCCCGTTCAAAATATCAACCTGTTAGTACCTGAAGTAAAAAGGCTACGGAAGGTACTCTCCGCCTTGACCGGACCACCCCAGCAATTCCCCATCTCGAACTCCAAAGCCGCGACGAGACAACCTCCGCCTCGTTCTCCAACTACGCACCGGTAGCAACAACTTAAAAAGGCAGGGTTCCGTGACGGAGGGCCACCGGGATCCGCCGAGGAGGAACTCCTTCCTGTCCAGAAGCAACGCCGAACCCGAGTGCACCGAGCTCAAAACCTCCTCGGGCGAGTTCCGACCGGCCAAGAACGGTCTCGGCTGCCGGAACCCCAAAATGGAAGCTCCGATTCaacagcggggcgatggtggcgaCGAAACAGCGAGGAGGAAAGGAGAGCCAAAGGTGGCTCCTTTCTTTCGCCCCTTCCGCTGTGTTCTCCTAATACTTGCCCCTTCAACgcagattagtttcatactgtgGGGAGCGTGGGCCCGGATCCGATTTTCTGTTCCCAACAGACATCATCACAGACACAATTCATCATCCAACACGTAATGTTTAATCATGACGTGTCGATCTGTAGTTGGTGAAACAGATATCCTGTGCTTGAGATAGAACACGAACTATTCCAGATTTGAGAATTAATGGCGGGCGACGGCCACCGGTTCGTAACGGAATCCGAGCTTATCCGATACAATATTTATTATTATCGCTAGTATCGCGCGGTAGGTACCGTTTTCGGGTGGCTAATCAACTTAGTTGGAGCGGGCGGTGGATGAACAGCCGTCGGATCGGAATCGGACGGTGGTGAGCTCGTTGGACGGTGGTCTAAGTGGACCTGCATCCACCGCCGCGGCAGGTGGACCTTTTCCGTCGGCTCCGGTGAACTTGACTTGCGTGCTTCTTGTCGtaccttataataataataataatagcattAAGTAGTACAAAAAATCACATTTTTAGAGCATCGAGGCTGCAATACATGTCACCGCAATCACTTTTGTTCGTATATCCAGCTGAGACTTCGAAGTCGGAACAAATCTAGCAGAGAAGGCTTGTGGACTACTCAAAATgtcttttaattataatttaattttagtaGAACTGAGCTGAGCTGAATTGAGCTGTAACAGAGTATAAAAATAGTTGGAGAATGGAAGTATGATCGGAAAACAAGTGATACAGGGGAGATGAAGCCAGGATAATTGAGAGGCGTCTTAAGCTACTTTTGGTTCGTGGCTGTTCTACGCACTGAGACAAGTAGATCATAGTTTGAACTTGAAAGGTAGATATTTGCCCACCAAATTGTAGAGTAAACAAAGAAGACCACTTTCACGTCAGTAATGTGTCATTTGAGGAGGAGCAACCTAATCTGACTTTTGGAAGTATGAGAAAACAGAGTTCCACAATTGGATACAACTCTTAATGTTTTTTTGAATGAAGTAAGTCTCTGTTTCTGCTTTTAATATGAAGCAGGACTCTGTTTCAAGTGTGAATCCTTGTGCATTTGGTGTAGAGAGTTGTTCGTTCgtatttgtgtgtgcaggaagagGCTCTGTCAACTTCCATCTTCTTGTTGTTGGGTAGAGGTAGGCAGCCACACCTTTGACTATTCTTCTTCCTCGTGtgatcgtcttcttcttcctcctcctccttgtttcCACCTGCAATGTCCGATGGAGGAGGGCTCCATGACAAGGACCAGATTCCAGTTTTCCATGTTGTGACATTAAGATTGCGTTGACAAATTAAGAGATGGGAAATCTAGATGGATTTGGGTCAAAAGCTGTATGATATTTCATCTTTCAGCCATCTGAAATGCCTCAACATGTAGGACGTATAGTGTTCCTCGTTTGAACGTCTCGGGAGAACGAGTCTCAATGCTTGTTCGATTTCATTGCATGAAGAAGAAAATAACAACAATAGATGTGACCTACTTCGCCCATTCACCGTGGACTCCATTGACATATTAGTTGGCCAAAGCGAAAAATATGCTCGGTAAGAATAACATACACTTTTAAGtcatattaaattaaaatttgatcGTCTGATTAGAGTACTGAATCGTATTGAAAAATGTTGAATCTCCCAAACTATTGAACCCTACAAAATTGTATTATAGTCATATGACGAAATTCCTTTGATATCGATTGCAAATATATTAGTACGAAGAAATATACTTAAGAAAGCTTttttaagtatgatgttatgATTATTATGTTCATAGATACATAATGATGTTAAGGATGGTTACGTGAATCGTATATGAAACTACGTGAATCGTATTGTTTAAAATTCATATGacgtataataattataatatgattGGTAATGTACGAGGATGGCTccatatcaataatatataatTGAAATGTCATAGATGTAACACTGAAATATCTATAGAGATATCGACCATGTGATTATTAGGGTGTTGATCATGTCATTATTTCATTCTCCAATTCAAACCCATTTTAAGAAATGAAAGAGCAAATAATGTTAGCAGAGTAAAATTTGAAACTCCAAAACTTTTATAGCATCTATTTTGATTACGAAATAGatgaaattatattaatataaaaatattataataattatttttatctataaaggataaataattaagagaaaATTTGATCATAAGaccttataatttttattattatatttttaaatcataaatatatttaaaataattatggtCATGCTTACATtattaaaataatcaataaaacattaaatattaaatattttattattaactaactattttaaattaataaatttggCAATCTTCTTTTTATTTATGTTCGTAGCAGCATATACCGTTATAATAGTATCCGGATCGGGTGTAACGTTTCGGCTGTTGGCCGCCTGCAAATGCGAAAAAGACCAAATCCTTACTTCCCGCCCTCGAGAAGGGTGTATATAAGTATATTGAGCGGGAATGGGCGCCAAAAGTAACTAGGGTTTCTTTTCCGCTTCGCTCACCCGGAATCTCCATCCCATCTGCGAGGGTTCTACCAAGAACCCTAGATTTGCGATCAATGGCGGGCCAATCCGATCCCCATCTGTCTGTCTTCTCTCCTCCGGAGGTGCGTATGTCATCTCATCGCTTCCGATCTCTTCAGTACGAGCGATCCTGATGTATGGGGATTGGACCTTTTCTTCAGGTGGAGTTTCTCGCGGAGGATGAAAAGGTGGAGATCATCCCCAAATTGTCACTGGGGTCTCTGCACATGATCTGTGTAATTTGATCTCTTTCTTGCCTTCCCCATTACCGTCGTGGATGTGGGTTTTGTTCTGATGAGAACTGTGGATGGCTCTAATCCGTGTAATTGATGGTGATTTTGGTGTTCGTGCGATGTCAGGGTGATTTCGGTCCTTTCCGTCCGAACATTGCTAGTGAAGTACCGTTGTGGCTGGCGGTGGCTCTGAAGGAACGCGGAAAATGCGACATTCGTGCTCCTGATTGGATGTCAGTTGGTGAGAGTTTATTCCTTTGCTTCTGTTCAAATAGTTGCTTTCACGAGGTTTGAAGGTTAAATATAAAGAGTTATTACTTCAAGTTAAGTCACTGATCGTTCAGTGTTTACTGAATTAGACATTATGTTATGCTGTTAAACCAAGATCCAGAATGGAGGTGCGTACATCTGCATGCTTGATCAGTATGCATGACACATTGGGATGTAATTGGGCATGTGTTGGCAGCCTGACACCACATATCGTGATTCTGTGGCTCTTTTATGCTGGTAAACAAAATTGTGCTAGAATGTGGTTGTCCCTAATTTTACAATTGTGCTAGAATGTGGTTGTCCATCAGAAGTTGAAAAATATCATTTACAATATGTATgcattatgtatgtatgtataacttgaaattttttatgattcTAGAGGCTTGAGCATTTATATGAAATAAAACTGAAAACCAGTCATAgtactctctctatatatatatttttgtctgTAATGGTCATGTTTCTATCTCATAGAGTTCAAACAAATTGCCTTATGTTTTATAGTGTTATGCTGAAAGAGTTAAATGTTGTAGGTTCTTAGTCCAGAATACCGGCTGAACTTTTTGATCTGTACAAGTCTATTGATATACTCTTACCCTCAATATCTGTATTGCATCAACCACAAAAAAAACAGTGCAAGAGTCCCATGTCAACTTTCTTTCAGGACTACACACTATATCATCAAGGCTTCTTTCCTGAGGGTTGTACTGCTTTTGTTGGctaatatttttagttttttcCACTATCAGATTTCTCAAGGTCTATATTCAGTTTGTGACCTTTTACGTTGTATTCATCCAGCAATAATTAGCTTCAGATAAAACATCTTTTGCTTTGGGGGTTCTTTTAACAGACATCAAGTTGATTGCTATATGTCAATGTTTATAGTCCTTCATTTCATCCttgttctatttttttctttcttttaaatgACTTCTGCTTTAAGGGCATTACTATTTTCTGGCTCAAATTATCGTAGTTCACTCATTTTTCATTTGCAGATAAGTTGA comes from the Musa acuminata AAA Group cultivar baxijiao chromosome BXJ1-10, Cavendish_Baxijiao_AAA, whole genome shotgun sequence genome and includes:
- the LOC135584921 gene encoding receptor-like cytoplasmic kinase 176 isoform X1, whose protein sequence is MGNCWGGPVKAESTFRSLFTSGGVFSCLGVNSKSQSREGKKLSGSSSKVSAASVPATPRSEDDILQSVNVRSFTFNELKTATRNFRPDSVLGEGGFGSVFKGWIDEHTFAAAKPGTGMVIAVKKLNQEGVQGHREWLTEVNYLGQLSHPHLVKLIGYCLEDEQRLLVYEFMPRGSLENHLFRRSSYFQPLSWNLRMKIALGAAKGLAFLHSDMAKVIYRDFKTSNVLLDSNYDAKLSDFGLAKDGPTDDKSHVSTRIMGTYGYAAPEYLATGHLTTKSDVYSFGVVLLEMLSGRRALDKNRPTGEHNLVEWARPYLASKRKIFRVLDARLERQYSPVGAQKAAVLSFQCLSLEASYRPTMDQVVAALEELQNATDIGMSPRNEQKSNGQSISSYPRKSNQRRSSEEQLHRKATRATE
- the LOC135584921 gene encoding receptor-like cytoplasmic kinase 176 isoform X2, with product MGNCWGGPVKAESTFRSLFTSGVNSKSQSREGKKLSGSSSKVSAASVPATPRSEDDILQSVNVRSFTFNELKTATRNFRPDSVLGEGGFGSVFKGWIDEHTFAAAKPGTGMVIAVKKLNQEGVQGHREWLTEVNYLGQLSHPHLVKLIGYCLEDEQRLLVYEFMPRGSLENHLFRRSSYFQPLSWNLRMKIALGAAKGLAFLHSDMAKVIYRDFKTSNVLLDSNYDAKLSDFGLAKDGPTDDKSHVSTRIMGTYGYAAPEYLATGHLTTKSDVYSFGVVLLEMLSGRRALDKNRPTGEHNLVEWARPYLASKRKIFRVLDARLERQYSPVGAQKAAVLSFQCLSLEASYRPTMDQVVAALEELQNATDIGMSPRNEQKSNGQSISSYPRKSNQRRSSEEQLHRKATRATE
- the LOC135596093 gene encoding DNA replication complex GINS protein PSF2-like isoform X2 — translated: MAGQSDPHLSVFSPPEVEFLAEDEKVEIIPKLSLGSLHMICGDFGPFRPNIASEVPLWLAVALKERGKCDIRAPDWMSVDKLMQILEAERGSPREFQPLPFHYIEISKLLFKHAHDNIQDIYMVRSLIEDIRDVRFHKVESGLQTISGRTHAVKKILQAGLLM
- the LOC135596093 gene encoding DNA replication complex GINS protein PSF2-like isoform X3, which codes for MAGQSDPHLSVFSPPEVEFLAEDEKVEIIPKLSLGSLHMICGDFGPFRPNIASEVPLWLAVALKERGKCDIRAPDWMSVDKLMQILEAERGSPREFQPLPFHYIEISKLLFKHAHDNIQDIYMVRSLIEDIRDVRFHKVESGLQTISGRTHAVKAGLLM